From Paenibacillus graminis:
GCTGGGAATGATTAAGAGCGGAGCCGCCACCCCCTATTTTGGTGATATCACCATCGTCAATGGAACAGCGCTTATTACAACAGAACATAATATACTTGCGGTAAGCTTGCCAAAGGGATGGCAATAAGGCTTCAGAAGGTTAACCTATTCTACGCAGGTACTCCCCTATTCTACGGGCGGCTTCCAAGAGCCGCCTTTCTTCTTCTACCAGCGCAATGCGGACAAATCCGTTCCCTTGTTCTCCAAAAGCGTCTCCAGGAATGACTGCTACTCCTGTCTTCAGTAAAAGGTCACGTGCGAAGCTGCGTGAGCTTCCCTCTTCTTGTCCGGCACCGTAAGCGTCAGGCAGTGGCGCCCAGATAAACATTGTCGCTTTGGGATTCGGAACCGCCCAACCTTGCTGAGCCAATGCCGCAATGAACACGTCCCGGCGCCGTTCATACAGCGGGGCAACGCCCTGGTTCTCCCCGGCTTTCATCGCCAGCTCCAGGGCAGCAACCGCCGCCTCCTGGATCGGGTCAAATACGCCATAATCCACATTGCTCTTAAGTTCTCTCAGCGCTCCAACTGCCTCACGGTTGCCGGTCATGAAGCCAATCCGGCAGCCGGCCATGTTGAAGCTTTTGGAGAAGGAATGGAACTCAACCGCGGTATCCAAGGCGCCCGGGCCCTGCAATATACTTACAGGCTTATACCCGTCAAAACCCATTTCCGAATAAGCCAGGTCGTGAATGACCAGCACATTCCATTTGCGGGCCAGCGTAATTAATTTCTCCATATAGGCCAGATCCACCGTTGTTGAGATGGGATTGCCGGGGAAACTGAGCAGAATAAATACCGCCTCTTGCCATACCCCGTCCGGAATGCTGTCCAAATCAGGGACGAAGGCGTTCTGCTCCAGCAGAGGCAGCGTCCACGCCTTCACACCGGCTATTGCGAGTGAACCGGCGTAAATCGGATAACCAGGGTCAGGTACGATCGCCAGATCACCCGGATTGCAGACGGCAAGCGCCAAATGTGCGAGCCCATCCTGCGAGCCCATGAGTGCCACGACCTCATCGTCGGAATCCACCTTTACACCAAACCTTGCTTCCATCCAGGCCGCTGCCTGCCTGCGGAAAGCCGGGCTTCCTTTGGACGACGGATAGGAATAGCTATTCTCTCTGAGTACGGCTTCACTTAAAACCCGCCGGATTTCCGGAGCGGGCGCCTGGTCCGGACTGCCGATCCCCAGATCGATCACGTCCAGTCCTGATTTGGCCGCCTCCCCTTTCCATGCTGCCACTTCCGCAAATATCGAGGAACCGAGACGGGACAACTTCTCCGATCTCCAGCTTCGTTTGGAACTGCTATACGTCAACGAGTCCACCTACTTGTTTTTTTGAATAATTATAGCACGGTGCAGCAGTTGTTGATTTCGAAACTTTAGGCGGAAGCCGATTAGTTTAATTCAATAGTTAAATATAAACGAAAATATTATAATTTTCCTTTTTGATTCATGGATTAGCGTCGTACAAGTGCCCTATTTCTAAAATAAAATCGCCCTCATCCAAAACAGCGTATAATTTATGTTATACGCTGTTTTTTCGGCCTTAAATGGACTATTTGCACATACTCTCTAAGTCTCCAATCGCCGGCAATCATTTGGATTTCTCTGACCCTAATTCACAATGCGTAAAATAAATGCAGATCGTTATTTAATCGGAAATAGCACCCTGTTGGTGTCCTTCGACACCTTGATTCAGCAAATTCCAAATCTGTTCCACCATGACCGGTGCCGGATATGGCATCGCACGGATAATCCACCATTCCAATACACCCACTGCCGCTGAAGTTAAAAATTGCACCGTAATGTCCCTGTTCAGTTCCCCATCGAGGTTGATCGAATCCAGATGCTCGCTCAGTCTTTGCCGGAACATTGTCTCCACTTGGTTTCGAAAAACCGTGCTTCCCTTGCTCGTCAGCATTAAGGAATAGAACGAAGCATGCTGCTCCAAATATTCAAACGTGCGTAATAGTGTGGTTTTGGAAGGGAGATGAACCATATTATCTTCAGACATACAATGATGTAGCAACTGGTTAATTTGAGCTTCCAAGTGTTGATCGCGCAGATCGTACTTGTCTTTGAAATGCAGATACACCGTTCCCCGGTTGACATTCGCTTCCTCAGCAATTTGATTGATCGTTATGCTCTCGAATTCCTTTTCTGACATCAGCCTCATAAAAGCATCAATAATCGCTTGCCTCGATTTTTGAATACGCCTGTCCATATCCTTCTCCCCTTTATCCCATATAGAATGAACACATCGAAGCCCTCTGTTGAAAAATCAACAACGGAGCTTGCTTTAACCATTGAACACCATTTTTCGCTCTGGTACATTCACTATATAAAACGTATGTTATTTATTCAACATATGTTTAATTTAAGAGGAGGTATACAAAATGAAACTAACAGGAAACACGATTTTCATTACAGGCGGCGGTTCGGGAATTGGACGTGCGTTAGCAGAAGCTCTTCACAATCTTGGGAATAAAGTTATTATCTCCGGCCGGAGTAAAGAGCGTCTGGAGGAGACAATCAACGCGAATCCCGGCATATCCGCAGTGGAATTGAATGTACAAGATCCTGCCAGCATAGAGGCGGCCGCTAAGCAGTTAATCGAAGAACACCCGGATTTAAATGTCTTGATTAACAACGCCGGCATCATCCACTCCGATGACGCGGCGGGTGTGATTGATGAGGATGTTTTGGTTTCGACAGTCAAGACAAACTTGCTTGGACCAATTCGTATGACTTCTGCATTGATCGAGCATTTGAAGTCCAAAGAAGAAGCGGTTGTCATCAACACGACTTCGATACTTGGATTTATGCCATTAGCGGCGACTGCTGTATATTCCGCGACGAAGGCAGCACTTCATACCTATACACTGTCCCAACGGTACATGCTTAAAGACACACCGGTAAAAGTATTAGAAATTGTGCCGCCATGGGTTCAAAGCAACAACAATGAACCGCGTGCGATGCCCCTTGCGTCATTCATTGAAGCAGCGATAAAGGTACTTGGTACGGATACAGACGAAGTGCTGGTTGAAGAAGCAAAAATGTTTCGAAATAACCCTGGCCCGAACGAAGGTGTTTTGGTGACCCAGTTTAACGATTCGATGAAGTCCCAACCTCCAAAGATTCATTGATCCACCAATTAGACACCTCCCATTCTCCTTTCGTCTCCTTTCACGCTGCCGTCAATTTGGGCATATGATAGGATATCAAGCGTGAAGGTGGAACAGAATATGTCTAAGAACAAACGCGGCAAAGCCTTATGGCGGACTCCCTCCCGGAGCAGAGGCACCTGCCCGATCTGTGGCAGCACAAGAATCAAGCTTTTATTTTTTGGCAAAGATCCCTCCGGCGACAAACTTGCGGTCTGCAAAAAATGCGATGGGAAACAAGCAGGATAAGGGCTGACTAAAGGACCCAGTGCGGTGAGAGGACGGCCCTCGGCCCTTTCTCTCGTCAAACCAAGCAGAAACGACTGCGCCGTCCTTAAAAGGACGGTACCCGTTCTAGCAAAAAATATAGGATAAGGTATAGCGCAAAGCATATAAATTCTTATATTCAAAAAAGGGGAATGCCGCTTTCGCAGCACTCCCCTTTTTTGTTTATTCCAGTAGTACCTATTGAAAAAGTTAACCTTCCGTCTGCGGCTCCCAGTTGCGGATGCCATTATCCTCCAGAATTCCGAGTGTCACATCCGAGATATGCGGATCAGCCAGCAGTTTGTCTCTGACCTTGAATTTGATATCATCCGCATCAGCCAGGGTCATCCCCTTCTTCAGCTCAATCAGACCTTCGACGTGATAATACCGCCCCTCCTGCAAAATACGCATCTGGTAAATATCCGTCACCTGCGGATCGTCGAAGATGATCCGGGCAACCCGGTCTTCAATCTCCGGAGGGGCAGCTACACCGATAAGCCCGACCATATTGTCATATCCCACGCGAAAAGCAACTCCGATCATCATAAAGGCAATCAGAATGCTGGACACGCCGTCAAGCAGCTTGAAACTGGTAAAGGCGGTCACCAGCACGGCGAGCATCGCCAGTGCCCCACCGCTTGTGGCCACCAGATCTTCATAAAAAACCAGGCGGGTCGGAGGTGCGGCTCTTTTTACATTTTTAAGCGATGCGGTGAATTTCCTAAATCCTTTGGCTTCGATTCTGGATTCATGCAACACTTCATTCATCGCCTTCACCCAGACAAATCCATCTGCACCGATGGAAAGCAGCAGTACGATCACATTGATCCAATAGCCACCCGATTCCTCCGCCGGATGCTTCAGCAAATGGAAGCCTTCCAGCATCGTTTCATAAGCCATAATGGTCACGACAATCACGGCTACCATACAGAACAGGTTAATGACACGGCCGAAGCCGTCCGGGAAACGGCGGGTCGGCCTTTTCTCAGCGAGTACACTTCCGGTAAACACGAACATCTGGTTCACTGCATCGGCGATTGAATGCATCATCGTGGCGAACATTGAGCCACTGCCGGTGAGCGCGAACGCGGCGGCTTTGACGACGGCAATGCAGGTATTGCCGATCGCGGCCGAGCCCGACGATTTGTTGCCTTTGCGGATTAAGCTTCCAAGCGATTCACTGGTTTGTTCCATTGCTATGAATGCCTCCTTACGCTGCGATTAGCCACTGCTGCGGGTCCATGTATGTATTTACCCTTTGCAGCCGGTTTCTATCACTCGCGGGGATTGGAGGCACCTGTTAATTTACTCCGGGTCCGGCAGGTTGAGCTGCCAGGTTACGCCGAACCGGTCGGCCACCCATCCGAATTTGCGGCTGAAGGGGTATTCGCCTAAAGGCATCAGAACATTGCCCCCTTGAGATAGTTGTTCAAAAACAGTATCAAGCTCTGCTTCACTCGCACAATTGACATACAGTGAAATAGAAGGTGTGAAAGAGAAGCCGTGCTTCACATGGCTATCAATGCACATGAAGGAAGCTCCCTTAATCGTAAATGAAGCATGCATCACCGTTCCCTCTGCTCCGGCTTCACCTGGGCCATAACGCTTAATGCTGGTTACTTCTGAACGGTCGAACAATGAAATATAGAAATTCATCGCCTCTTCAGCCTGTCCTTCAAACATCAGAAATGTGCTGATCCCTGGTTGTGCATGGGTCATGTACTCACAGCTCCCTCGTATAATTTGGCTTGTCCTATCTTATTCTACCGTATTGGAATTGGACATGCCATGGTCCGCCCCTTGCTCTGTTTCCGCAAATCCTGTTTTGATCCACAGCCGGGAGATGTCAAGAAAACCAAACGAACCGGTATGCAGGCCGAACAGGCTCTGGTTGAGCTGCGCCCTTTTGTTCAAATGGGAGCCGTATAATACCCAGCAGTTGTCACGGATCAAGGATTCCGCACGCTCCAACAGCAGAATTCTTGCTGCCTCCGGCACTTCGGCAAACTCCTGCAGCTGCGCTTCGATTTCGTCCCGCTGACTCTGCTGCAGCAGAGAATAAAAATGATTGGACTGATTGACGAAATAGTTAATCATTCCCCATTGCCAGTCGTCCTCCAGCACCTCTTCCGCAAGCAGCAGATCGGCCTGCAGCAGAAGCTCCGCAATATTTAAATTTGAATAGGGTGCAAGACGGAGGTTCAGACCGATTCGTGCTCCACGCTGCTGCAGCCACTCCGCTTCTTCCCGCTCTTCTTCCCGTCTGGATGCATAGGCAAGCGTGATTTCTTCTCCCTGATACCCGCTGGAACGCAGCAGCTTCTCTGCTTCTTCAAAAGAAGGCCGTTGCCAAAGGGTGCGGCGGCTTTTCCAGGGCAAAAAACTGTCGGCCGGTGTAATGCGGTGGCCTCCCAATTCACTGACCAGCGTTTCCGGGTGGTACAGCATCCGCAGCACCTGCCGGAACAACGGGTGATGCTGTCGCCCTTCCCGTTGAAAGTTCATCATAATATATCTGCAGCCCAGAGCCGGATAATCAATACTGTGATTGGCACACCCCCCACCGTTATCCGCTCCAAGTTCCGTATCCGGCAGCTGATACATACGGTCATTATAGCCCAGCTCCGGCACATACCAGATTTCAACCCGGTCCAAAAGCGGGCGTATAGCATAGTAATCATCGAACGCCGCCAGCACCAGCACATCCTCATTGTAATCCAGCAGACGGTAAGGGCCGGTTCCAACCGGTTCATGGATGAAATCCACATCATAAG
This genomic window contains:
- a CDS encoding aminotransferase class I/II-fold pyridoxal phosphate-dependent enzyme, yielding MDSLTYSSSKRSWRSEKLSRLGSSIFAEVAAWKGEAAKSGLDVIDLGIGSPDQAPAPEIRRVLSEAVLRENSYSYPSSKGSPAFRRQAAAWMEARFGVKVDSDDEVVALMGSQDGLAHLALAVCNPGDLAIVPDPGYPIYAGSLAIAGVKAWTLPLLEQNAFVPDLDSIPDGVWQEAVFILLSFPGNPISTTVDLAYMEKLITLARKWNVLVIHDLAYSEMGFDGYKPVSILQGPGALDTAVEFHSFSKSFNMAGCRIGFMTGNREAVGALRELKSNVDYGVFDPIQEAAVAALELAMKAGENQGVAPLYERRRDVFIAALAQQGWAVPNPKATMFIWAPLPDAYGAGQEEGSSRSFARDLLLKTGVAVIPGDAFGEQGNGFVRIALVEEERRLLEAARRIGEYLRRIG
- a CDS encoding TetR/AcrR family transcriptional regulator, whose protein sequence is MDRRIQKSRQAIIDAFMRLMSEKEFESITINQIAEEANVNRGTVYLHFKDKYDLRDQHLEAQINQLLHHCMSEDNMVHLPSKTTLLRTFEYLEQHASFYSLMLTSKGSTVFRNQVETMFRQRLSEHLDSINLDGELNRDITVQFLTSAAVGVLEWWIIRAMPYPAPVMVEQIWNLLNQGVEGHQQGAISD
- a CDS encoding SDR family oxidoreductase; this translates as MKLTGNTIFITGGGSGIGRALAEALHNLGNKVIISGRSKERLEETINANPGISAVELNVQDPASIEAAAKQLIEEHPDLNVLINNAGIIHSDDAAGVIDEDVLVSTVKTNLLGPIRMTSALIEHLKSKEEAVVINTTSILGFMPLAATAVYSATKAALHTYTLSQRYMLKDTPVKVLEIVPPWVQSNNNEPRAMPLASFIEAAIKVLGTDTDEVLVEEAKMFRNNPGPNEGVLVTQFNDSMKSQPPKIH
- a CDS encoding cation diffusion facilitator family transporter; the encoded protein is MEQTSESLGSLIRKGNKSSGSAAIGNTCIAVVKAAAFALTGSGSMFATMMHSIADAVNQMFVFTGSVLAEKRPTRRFPDGFGRVINLFCMVAVIVVTIMAYETMLEGFHLLKHPAEESGGYWINVIVLLLSIGADGFVWVKAMNEVLHESRIEAKGFRKFTASLKNVKRAAPPTRLVFYEDLVATSGGALAMLAVLVTAFTSFKLLDGVSSILIAFMMIGVAFRVGYDNMVGLIGVAAPPEIEDRVARIIFDDPQVTDIYQMRILQEGRYYHVEGLIELKKGMTLADADDIKFKVRDKLLADPHISDVTLGILEDNGIRNWEPQTEG
- a CDS encoding VOC family protein, whose protein sequence is MTHAQPGISTFLMFEGQAEEAMNFYISLFDRSEVTSIKRYGPGEAGAEGTVMHASFTIKGASFMCIDSHVKHGFSFTPSISLYVNCASEAELDTVFEQLSQGGNVLMPLGEYPFSRKFGWVADRFGVTWQLNLPDPE
- a CDS encoding ABC transporter substrate-binding protein; this translates as MDNNVVHFLRLTSALNTPFKLQEPIPVTIELLASVLCCTPRNVKFILRKLEEKGFIQWQPGRGRGHKSGMAFMRSVEEILEEHLQELTGKGKIKQGIELIGLPEVNGALQERLLSLLNKHMGYHSEAESTAGLDILRITRNRRMEKLDPASVYTAFESYLIEQICSTLVTYDAQSNSFLPGLAHMWETNPEHTSYIFYLRKGVRFHHGRFLTSRDVKETLQRLTDLHSPVLWHYRDIVRIELQGDHRIRIDLARPNLFFLHLFSCVHMSILPYDVDFIHEPVGTGPYRLLDYNEDVLVLAAFDDYYAIRPLLDRVEIWYVPELGYNDRMYQLPDTELGADNGGGCANHSIDYPALGCRYIMMNFQREGRQHHPLFRQVLRMLYHPETLVSELGGHRITPADSFLPWKSRRTLWQRPSFEEAEKLLRSSGYQGEEITLAYASRREEEREEAEWLQQRGARIGLNLRLAPYSNLNIAELLLQADLLLAEEVLEDDWQWGMINYFVNQSNHFYSLLQQSQRDEIEAQLQEFAEVPEAARILLLERAESLIRDNCWVLYGSHLNKRAQLNQSLFGLHTGSFGFLDISRLWIKTGFAETEQGADHGMSNSNTVE